A single genomic interval of Microbulbifer variabilis harbors:
- the queF gene encoding NADPH-dependent 7-cyano-7-deazaguanine reductase QueF (Catalyzes the NADPH-dependent reduction of 7-cyano-7-deazaguanine (preQ0) to 7-aminomethyl-7-deazaguanine (preQ1) in queuosine biosynthesis): MSREDWQNLPLGRETVYESSYNPELLHPIQRSISRAQLGLSVGALPFFGEDEWWGFELSWLNTRGKPQVAVARFSFPAESPCMVESKSFKLYLNSFNQSRFDSWQLVQDTLVRDLSAAVGMAVEVTLLEVEDISLDVQRPQGFCLDQLDIAVEQYQPDSTLLALEGSGVEVTETLYSHLLRSNCPVTGQPDWATVMVEYKGPMLQREALLAYIISFREHQDFHEHCVERIFCDLQNLADFSELTVCARYTRRGGLDINPLRSTRIEKPLPPRFARQ; this comes from the coding sequence ATGAGCAGAGAAGATTGGCAGAACCTCCCGCTGGGTCGGGAAACCGTTTACGAATCCAGCTATAACCCAGAGCTACTGCACCCGATTCAGCGATCCATTTCCCGAGCCCAACTGGGGCTGTCCGTTGGCGCCCTGCCATTTTTTGGGGAAGATGAGTGGTGGGGATTTGAGCTCTCCTGGCTCAATACCAGAGGCAAACCCCAAGTGGCGGTGGCGCGCTTCAGCTTTCCCGCGGAAAGCCCCTGTATGGTGGAGTCCAAGTCCTTCAAATTGTACTTAAACTCCTTTAACCAAAGCCGCTTCGATTCCTGGCAGCTGGTTCAGGATACCTTGGTGCGGGATCTAAGCGCTGCGGTGGGTATGGCTGTGGAAGTGACTCTGCTGGAGGTGGAAGATATCTCCCTGGATGTGCAGAGGCCGCAAGGGTTCTGTCTCGACCAGCTGGATATTGCCGTAGAGCAATACCAGCCGGACTCGACACTGCTGGCGCTGGAAGGGAGTGGTGTGGAGGTTACTGAAACTCTCTACAGCCACTTGCTGCGCAGTAATTGCCCGGTTACCGGCCAGCCGGATTGGGCGACGGTAATGGTGGAATACAAGGGGCCGATGCTGCAGCGCGAAGCGCTATTGGCTTACATTATTTCCTTCCGTGAGCATCAGGATTTTCACGAACACTGTGTGGAGCGGATTTTTTGCGATTTGCAAAATCTTGCGGACTTTTCCGAGTTAACAGTTTGTGCCCGCTATACCCGCAGGGGAGGGCTGGATATCAACCCGCTGCGCTCCACCCGTATTGAGAAGCCTCTACCGCCGCGCTTCGCCCGTCAGTAA
- a CDS encoding SlyX family protein — translation MEIQTQSPALPAVLVVFIQIISSTPANAQVYVEADQLMKVIEAQQRQLEAQEAQIRQQKADLEALRQQVEELRRTRPPENSPAAPVPAVPMPSVPPSREYSEPVNGVALDDLRDQLELIRKDIPPGSLPPPRARGDPKHPEQTDIEEIISSVPTDWPGSIPVLGSRTRIKINGFAELDANYDTGAIVSPAEFTTSAIVTSNRTAAEGEDGQTNVSVQVSRLVLKSRTPWGGRLIENEFSMDFLRDPTVSEPLLRLRKAYGQVSDILLGGDLRLGLDWSTFSNLTASPNTLDYEGPNSLLALMRPVARWSRKYDPTLTLQVSLDAPTDRVFQNALEVSRWPDFVVAVISQTDRINFQGSFILRDLRGSGEPQSAVSDTGWGINLSGVIDMPGRLAPDFASYSFSYGYGYGSLLDDEPPDASYDFVNNRLEAIPTLGWYLAYQHWWSPCLYTVATYGLVHQDNLDFQPGSSFYQTQYSSINLTWTPTPHWLFGVEALYGTREDKDGAYGSVWRTQFTSRISF, via the coding sequence ATGGAAATCCAAACACAGTCTCCAGCGCTACCCGCTGTGCTTGTGGTTTTCATCCAAATTATTTCCTCCACTCCCGCCAATGCCCAGGTTTATGTTGAAGCCGATCAATTGATGAAGGTGATCGAGGCGCAGCAGCGCCAACTCGAGGCACAGGAAGCGCAAATCCGACAGCAAAAGGCTGATCTAGAGGCTTTGCGGCAACAGGTGGAGGAGCTGCGCAGGACGAGGCCCCCAGAAAATTCCCCGGCTGCGCCAGTTCCGGCAGTACCAATGCCGTCAGTTCCTCCATCGAGAGAATACAGTGAGCCTGTGAATGGCGTTGCGCTCGATGATTTGCGCGATCAATTAGAGCTCATACGCAAAGATATCCCGCCTGGCTCCCTACCGCCCCCTCGGGCCAGGGGAGACCCAAAGCATCCGGAGCAGACGGATATCGAAGAAATCATTTCCAGTGTACCGACCGACTGGCCGGGGTCTATCCCTGTGCTCGGCAGTCGCACTCGAATAAAAATTAATGGCTTCGCCGAGCTGGATGCTAACTATGACACCGGCGCCATTGTCAGCCCGGCTGAGTTCACGACCAGTGCTATTGTCACCAGCAATAGAACTGCAGCGGAGGGTGAGGATGGTCAGACCAATGTTTCCGTTCAGGTATCGAGATTGGTGCTCAAGTCAAGAACGCCCTGGGGCGGCCGTTTAATCGAAAATGAATTTTCTATGGATTTCCTGCGGGATCCGACAGTCAGTGAGCCTCTGCTGCGTCTGCGCAAAGCATACGGCCAGGTCAGTGATATTTTACTGGGCGGAGATTTACGGTTGGGCCTCGACTGGTCCACGTTCAGTAATTTAACCGCCTCACCAAACACCCTGGATTACGAAGGCCCCAACTCACTGTTAGCGCTCATGCGCCCGGTTGCACGTTGGAGCCGTAAATATGATCCAACTCTCACTCTGCAAGTCTCCCTGGATGCGCCAACTGATCGGGTTTTTCAGAATGCACTGGAAGTGTCTCGCTGGCCGGACTTTGTGGTAGCGGTTATTTCCCAAACAGACCGCATTAACTTTCAGGGCAGTTTTATCCTGCGGGACCTGCGTGGCAGTGGGGAACCACAGTCTGCCGTTTCGGATACCGGATGGGGTATCAATTTAAGTGGCGTGATTGATATGCCCGGTAGGCTTGCGCCGGATTTTGCCTCCTACTCCTTTAGCTATGGCTATGGCTATGGAAGCCTTCTGGATGATGAGCCCCCCGACGCGAGCTATGACTTCGTCAATAATCGGCTGGAGGCAATTCCAACTCTGGGTTGGTATCTGGCTTATCAACACTGGTGGAGCCCGTGCCTCTATACCGTGGCAACCTATGGGCTGGTGCATCAGGACAACCTGGATTTCCAGCCGGGCTCCTCATTTTATCAAACCCAATACAGCAGTATTAATCTGACCTGGACCCCGACGCCGCATTGGCTGTTTGGCGTTGAGGCCCTTTATGGAACCAGGGAGGACAAAGATGGAGCCTATGGTTCAGTCTGGCGGACTCAGTTCACCAGCCGTATCTCGTTCTAG
- a CDS encoding ubiquinol oxidase subunit II: MPLGPVAHEQKTHFFWATALTMVAVLPVFILVPVILFKYRRKKGKGIYAPKWESYGPLEVVMWGVPFMVIFVLSFMLWRATIALDPYEEIEGVFPPVQVQVVGLDWKWLFIYPDLKIATVGELVVPVHTPVSMILTSDTVMQSFWIAALAGQIYVMPGMTTRLNFIATKNGKTQGENTQYTGKGFTEQKFDVLIKSEEDFQAWVAQVRARGVELDAQTYNRLAERSTRKEMQKQLATPQMPSNALYFTIADPELFQSIVMRYHSGKPLSMEEQPGTVKFGQGEDKTEGAQP, from the coding sequence ATGCCTTTGGGGCCCGTTGCCCATGAACAGAAAACCCATTTTTTCTGGGCGACAGCACTTACCATGGTAGCGGTGCTGCCCGTATTTATTCTGGTGCCAGTCATTCTATTTAAGTATCGCCGTAAGAAGGGAAAAGGTATTTATGCGCCCAAGTGGGAGTCTTACGGCCCTTTGGAAGTCGTCATGTGGGGTGTTCCCTTTATGGTGATTTTTGTTCTCTCTTTTATGCTTTGGCGCGCAACTATTGCTCTGGATCCCTATGAGGAAATAGAAGGCGTATTTCCTCCTGTCCAAGTGCAAGTGGTGGGGCTGGACTGGAAGTGGTTGTTTATCTACCCAGACTTAAAAATTGCCACAGTAGGTGAACTGGTTGTTCCTGTACACACCCCGGTCTCCATGATTTTAACCAGCGATACCGTGATGCAGTCTTTTTGGATTGCGGCGTTAGCGGGGCAGATCTATGTGATGCCGGGCATGACCACACGACTCAATTTTATTGCGACTAAGAATGGTAAAACCCAGGGTGAAAACACCCAATATACGGGCAAGGGATTTACTGAGCAGAAATTTGATGTATTGATTAAGAGTGAAGAGGATTTTCAGGCCTGGGTGGCACAGGTCCGCGCCAGGGGGGTTGAGCTGGATGCTCAGACCTATAATCGCCTGGCTGAAAGAAGTACCCGCAAAGAGATGCAAAAGCAGTTGGCCACGCCTCAAATGCCCAGCAATGCCCTCTATTTTACCATTGCCGATCCCGAGCTGTTTCAAAGCATTGTTATGCGATATCACTCGGGCAAGCCCCTTAGTATGGAAGAGCAACCCGGCACGGTGAAGTTTGGTCAGGGTGAGGATAAAACAGAGGGTGCGCAGCCATGA
- a CDS encoding cbb3-type cytochrome c oxidase subunit I has translation MNITDYGWLGKLGWDSIVFSKLFTDFSVSEVVASTAGAIVVFATIAILALLTWFRVWGTLWSEWLTSTDHKRIGIMYIVFALVMMTRGLLEGMVMRAQQAAAPDGFLYADHFAQLFSTHGTIMIFFVAVPFVVGLVNFVMPLQIGARDVAFPVLNQISLAVTVSSGILLMVSLVVGEFSTGGWSAYPPYTGADFNPGVGPDYWVWAIVFSGAGTTLTGINFTVTILKCRAAGMKFFRMPMFCWTVLCSSILMIFAMPPLSVAALMLGFDRYLDFHFFTNDLGGNMMNYANLFWLFGHPEVYLLVLPAYGIFSEVFSTYSAKRLYGYKSLVIATMSIAVLSFTVWLHHFFTMGQSPTINIVFGIATMLIAVPTGVKVYDWMATMYRGRIRFTTPMIYAIGFLILFVIGGLSGVILANPTVDFQVHNTLFLVAHFHNVLIPGVLFGLLAGYNYWFPKAFGFRLDERLGKWSAYLWVAGFMLTFFPLYGAGLLGMPRRSFSYMDLTFKPYMVVAFIGAMVVLCALISLVLQLLVSLRDRKKNRVPVGDPWDGRSLEWSIPAPAPSYNFAELPRVTDRDEFNEAKEQGRAYLPPKVYRDIEMPKNNPLGFILCALSGILMFALVWYMWWLALISVLAIIIVVIVSTFRWDSEQIIPASQVQQDTEKWLTLVKNTEPVGRDLENTPQNHGYAKLEH, from the coding sequence ATGAATATTACCGACTATGGCTGGCTGGGAAAGCTGGGCTGGGATTCTATCGTTTTCAGCAAGCTGTTTACCGATTTTTCGGTGAGTGAAGTGGTGGCCAGTACCGCTGGTGCCATTGTTGTTTTTGCCACCATCGCCATCCTCGCTCTACTGACCTGGTTTCGCGTATGGGGCACTTTATGGTCTGAATGGCTGACCAGCACAGACCATAAAAGAATTGGCATCATGTACATAGTCTTTGCACTGGTGATGATGACCAGAGGACTACTGGAAGGCATGGTGATGCGGGCACAGCAGGCTGCTGCCCCAGATGGTTTTCTCTACGCAGATCACTTCGCTCAGCTATTTAGCACCCACGGCACAATAATGATTTTCTTTGTTGCCGTGCCTTTTGTTGTGGGTCTGGTCAACTTTGTAATGCCATTACAGATTGGTGCCCGCGATGTTGCTTTCCCAGTACTTAACCAGATTAGCCTGGCGGTCACCGTGTCTTCTGGGATTCTGTTGATGGTCTCGCTGGTGGTGGGGGAATTCTCTACTGGGGGCTGGTCTGCCTACCCGCCTTATACGGGGGCGGACTTTAATCCCGGCGTGGGACCAGACTACTGGGTGTGGGCGATTGTATTTTCCGGGGCCGGTACCACTCTTACGGGGATTAACTTTACCGTCACCATTTTAAAATGCCGTGCTGCGGGCATGAAATTTTTCCGCATGCCCATGTTTTGCTGGACGGTATTGTGTTCCTCCATCCTGATGATTTTTGCTATGCCGCCACTCAGTGTTGCGGCGTTAATGCTCGGTTTCGACCGCTATTTGGATTTTCACTTTTTCACCAATGATCTCGGTGGCAATATGATGAACTATGCCAATTTATTTTGGCTGTTCGGGCACCCGGAGGTCTATTTGTTGGTGCTGCCGGCCTACGGTATTTTTTCTGAGGTGTTCTCCACTTACTCCGCTAAGCGCCTATATGGCTACAAGTCATTGGTAATTGCCACCATGTCGATTGCCGTATTGAGCTTTACCGTGTGGCTTCATCACTTCTTTACCATGGGGCAGAGTCCCACCATCAATATTGTATTTGGTATCGCCACCATGCTGATCGCGGTGCCAACCGGGGTCAAAGTCTACGATTGGATGGCGACGATGTATCGCGGGCGAATTCGCTTTACCACTCCAATGATTTACGCCATCGGATTTTTGATTTTATTCGTGATCGGTGGCTTGTCTGGAGTGATTCTGGCGAACCCCACGGTAGATTTCCAAGTACACAATACCCTGTTTTTGGTGGCGCACTTCCATAATGTACTAATTCCAGGAGTGCTATTTGGTTTGCTGGCCGGATATAACTACTGGTTCCCCAAGGCGTTTGGTTTTCGCCTGGATGAGCGCTTGGGTAAGTGGTCGGCATATCTTTGGGTAGCCGGGTTTATGCTCACTTTCTTTCCCCTTTATGGTGCAGGATTACTGGGGATGCCAAGGCGCTCATTCAGCTATATGGATCTGACTTTCAAGCCCTACATGGTGGTGGCTTTTATCGGGGCCATGGTGGTGTTATGCGCATTGATCAGCCTGGTATTGCAGTTGCTGGTCAGTTTACGGGATCGCAAGAAAAATCGCGTTCCTGTGGGGGACCCTTGGGATGGGCGCTCTCTGGAATGGTCGATCCCAGCCCCTGCGCCTTCCTACAATTTTGCGGAACTGCCGAGGGTAACGGACCGGGATGAATTTAATGAGGCTAAGGAGCAGGGGCGTGCTTATTTACCGCCAAAAGTCTATCGGGATATAGAGATGCCCAAGAATAACCCTTTGGGATTTATTCTATGCGCTCTGAGCGGCATCCTGATGTTTGCATTGGTCTGGTACATGTGGTGGTTGGCCCTGATTTCCGTTCTGGCCATTATCATTGTGGTAATCGTCTCTACCTTCCGCTGGGACAGTGAGCAAATTATTCCGGCGAGTCAGGTACAGCAGGATACGGAGAAGTGGCTGACACTAGTGAAAAATACCGAACCGGTGGGCAGGGATCTGGAAAATACTCCGCAAAACCATGGCTACGCTAAGTTGGAGCATTAG
- a CDS encoding cytochrome c oxidase subunit 3: MNGNSSALNKGMRESPGAIHKDPDMVIFGFWVFMMSDLIFFGVVFAIYITMIGATAGGPGPRELFDFGSLFAQTMLLLTSSLTVGIATITMKHQRSQGSFLFWVVVTLLLGLGFLTLELLDFSEMAAKGGTPQRSGYLSAFFGLVPLHGLHVSFGCLWMLVMIAQVLTVGMTDLVKLRFLRLALFWHFLDLIWIGIFSVVYFGGWVYG, encoded by the coding sequence ATGAACGGGAATTCATCAGCGCTAAATAAGGGGATGAGAGAGAGCCCTGGAGCCATTCATAAAGACCCGGATATGGTGATCTTTGGATTCTGGGTTTTTATGATGAGCGACCTGATTTTTTTCGGGGTCGTTTTCGCTATCTATATCACCATGATTGGTGCGACCGCAGGCGGCCCTGGTCCCAGGGAGCTATTTGATTTCGGCAGCCTTTTTGCGCAGACCATGTTGCTACTCACCAGCAGTCTCACTGTGGGGATAGCCACTATCACCATGAAGCACCAGCGCAGCCAGGGCAGTTTCCTGTTTTGGGTGGTGGTGACTTTACTGTTGGGGCTGGGCTTTTTAACTCTTGAGTTGCTCGATTTCTCTGAAATGGCAGCCAAGGGAGGGACGCCCCAGCGCAGCGGCTATCTATCAGCCTTCTTTGGTTTGGTGCCCCTACATGGTTTACATGTCAGCTTTGGCTGCCTGTGGATGTTGGTCATGATCGCACAGGTACTTACAGTTGGCATGACTGATTTGGTGAAGTTGCGGTTTTTACGGTTGGCGCTGTTCTGGCATTTCCTGGATTTGATTTGGATTGGGATTTTCTCAGTAGTTTATTTTGGTGGCTGGGTCTATGGCTGA
- the cyoD gene encoding cytochrome o ubiquinol oxidase subunit IV codes for MAEKSGFSAHLRTYLTGYVLSVVFTLAAFWAVLALGKEYKSVLILVGLLGVAQLAVQLKCFLNVTTQKEGRDNLALILFSTLILLIIVLGTAWIMGNLAMRMHTTM; via the coding sequence ATGGCTGAAAAATCCGGTTTTTCCGCACATTTGCGCACCTATCTTACCGGGTATGTGCTGTCGGTTGTGTTTACGTTGGCTGCATTCTGGGCAGTACTGGCTCTGGGTAAGGAATACAAGAGTGTACTTATATTGGTAGGTTTGCTTGGGGTAGCCCAATTGGCGGTACAGCTCAAATGCTTCTTGAATGTGACAACGCAAAAGGAAGGGCGGGATAACCTGGCTCTGATCCTTTTTTCAACGCTGATTTTACTGATTATTGTCTTGGGGACTGCCTGGATCATGGGGAACCTGGCAATGAGAATGCATACCACAATGTGA
- a CDS encoding adenylate/guanylate cyclase domain-containing protein encodes MQDQLEGNKGRNISPHYSTYFRCLILFAAAGTLVTAIEWSSSWQPDKLLNVGAAAFMLVYCTFAQFILYRSRDKKAYKTRRILRFSDTVLVGITVALANFSMLPSLLFITMVQLNALSLGGGRQWFEHNTGLLVGVVLGYLMHRPALLINADLTISTMSLIGILVYLCAYAFFTHRQIGKLKEANHALATEQRVSKVRSYKLSKYLPQRLWRSVTTGDEEALTTQRKLLTVFFSDIKDFSQLTEELEAETFTLLLNNYLSEMARIAGQYGGTIDKFIGDAVMVVFGDDESKGPKSDALRCVAMALAMRKRVREMKQEWYNKGISRPLQVRMGINTGYCTVGIFGTANYQSYTVMGTHVNLASRLEGAAQPGEILISHETWAMIKHTVMCRDKGHITVKGISTPVKVYQVTDLRKNLGGQQSYLEEHAPGFSMHLDLDKIRNYDKVKVLQSLEKATTSLKSKVII; translated from the coding sequence ATGCAGGACCAGCTTGAGGGGAACAAAGGGCGAAATATCAGCCCGCATTACTCGACTTATTTTCGCTGCCTAATTCTTTTTGCGGCTGCGGGAACCCTGGTAACTGCAATCGAGTGGTCATCTTCTTGGCAACCAGACAAACTGCTCAATGTTGGTGCAGCGGCTTTTATGCTGGTTTATTGCACTTTTGCTCAATTCATACTCTACAGATCCCGCGATAAGAAGGCTTATAAAACCCGTCGCATCCTGAGATTTTCCGATACCGTATTGGTAGGCATTACCGTTGCCCTGGCTAATTTCAGCATGCTGCCATCTCTGTTATTCATTACGATGGTTCAACTCAATGCGCTTTCCCTGGGGGGGGGGCGCCAGTGGTTTGAGCACAACACCGGCCTTTTAGTCGGCGTGGTACTGGGTTACCTGATGCACAGGCCGGCATTATTGATTAACGCCGACCTCACCATAAGCACCATGAGCCTGATTGGTATCCTGGTCTACCTCTGTGCCTATGCCTTTTTTACTCACCGCCAGATTGGCAAGCTCAAGGAAGCCAACCACGCCCTGGCAACAGAGCAGCGCGTAAGCAAGGTGCGCTCTTACAAACTCTCCAAGTATTTGCCACAACGCCTGTGGCGCTCCGTAACCACCGGCGATGAAGAAGCACTGACTACCCAGCGCAAGCTGCTTACGGTGTTCTTTTCCGATATCAAAGATTTCAGCCAGTTGACCGAAGAGCTCGAAGCGGAAACCTTTACCCTCCTACTCAACAACTACCTCTCGGAGATGGCCCGAATCGCAGGCCAGTATGGGGGCACCATCGACAAATTTATCGGCGATGCGGTGATGGTGGTCTTTGGGGATGATGAAAGTAAGGGCCCCAAATCCGACGCCCTGCGCTGTGTGGCTATGGCTTTGGCGATGCGCAAGCGGGTGAGGGAAATGAAGCAGGAGTGGTACAACAAAGGGATCTCACGCCCTTTGCAGGTGCGCATGGGCATTAACACTGGCTATTGCACCGTGGGTATCTTCGGCACAGCCAACTACCAGTCTTACACCGTAATGGGCACCCACGTGAACCTGGCTTCCCGCCTGGAAGGCGCAGCACAGCCGGGGGAAATCCTGATTAGCCATGAGACCTGGGCAATGATCAAGCACACTGTTATGTGCCGGGACAAAGGGCATATTACGGTGAAGGGCATCAGCACCCCGGTTAAAGTCTACCAAGTCACCGACTTGCGCAAGAATCTCGGCGGACAGCAGAGTTACCTGGAGGAGCACGCCCCAGGCTTTTCTATGCACCTAGACCTGGATAAGATTCGCAACTACGACAAGGTCAAGGTACTGCAATCCCTGGAAAAAGCCACAACCAGCCTTAAAAGCAAAGTAATTATCTGA
- a CDS encoding nitroreductase family protein, whose amino-acid sequence MDALTALHNRVSTGKLVEPAPNEQQRQNIFRAALRAADHACLRPWRFLMVEGQERERLGEIFLKAAEQSEGVPLTEAQRQRTLAMPLRAPLIIVAITRLQEHPKVPHLEQHMSTAGAVQAMLTAAYAEGVGVYWRTGPLANNPQVAQGLGLAENERIDGFIYCGTPDKAARQAPDLQVDDFFSQWKAN is encoded by the coding sequence ATGGATGCCCTGACCGCCCTGCATAATAGAGTTTCAACGGGCAAGCTGGTCGAGCCTGCACCCAATGAGCAGCAGCGGCAAAATATCTTTCGCGCAGCACTGCGTGCAGCGGATCACGCCTGCCTACGCCCCTGGCGGTTTCTAATGGTAGAGGGCCAAGAGCGCGAGCGCCTTGGGGAAATATTTCTAAAAGCGGCTGAGCAGTCTGAAGGTGTTCCTCTAACTGAAGCTCAGCGTCAACGCACCTTGGCGATGCCCCTGCGCGCCCCCTTGATTATTGTGGCAATTACACGGTTACAGGAACACCCCAAGGTTCCCCATCTGGAGCAACATATGTCCACAGCAGGGGCGGTGCAGGCAATGCTCACAGCCGCTTATGCCGAGGGGGTGGGTGTTTACTGGCGCACCGGACCATTAGCCAATAATCCCCAGGTTGCCCAAGGTTTGGGTTTGGCTGAAAATGAACGTATTGATGGGTTTATTTACTGTGGAACCCCCGATAAAGCGGCACGCCAGGCACCGGATTTACAAGTGGATGATTTTTTTTCACAGTGGAAAGCAAATTAG